From one Actinomyces sp. Marseille-P3109 genomic stretch:
- a CDS encoding GAF domain-containing sensor histidine kinase — MTTHDPHDAAEALPQGPLFPGVPEDGPQELQEQAAQETEETVTPPSEEPSPAGRLAYAVHADQLASTRGRQAASLQPSLDEATVDLIQAALQLTSSLRVPDALRRLVESACSITGASWGTIAVLSHADMDINAIDAGTSLEASGTGLSSGVPRATLDELAQMAESAPCAAGNTQTAGVPGATGVSSAPDTSGNALLNGLQGTGLVIDNDLGRASAFTGAIEGEETGSLLSAPLRLHGQVYGHLYLCDKPGGFTRSDADAVLTLAQAAAVAVENARLYREARDREQWMAVSQELTTLLLSGAEEDDALTLIAHRVRQVAHADTAALVLPSIGERWICEIADGDHADDLVGTFFPPEGRALTTLAHQTGLVVNSLEESWRDGELMVPQLARFGPALYAPMIHRGRGVGVMLLLRSPGAAPFTAQDLEIAELVAGQATMAFELADAQHAEEMATLLDERARIGRDLHDLAIQQLFATGMQISAARERLATARGSDATAGAETDLDTVCSVLSTALEAVDDSVGQIRSIVRSLRDRDEEVSVVERLRREASLARNALGYAPSLLLSVDGRGLAQVDRDEEDRLITSVDAVVDPNIADDMVAVVREGLSNVARHAHASSVTVDVKIEGVLPGSELCCGPGDDEGHASGDAEPFRGSPVVEIVCRDDGVGVNPSVTRRSGTANMAERARRHGGSFVIGPRARSDGERRGTCFTWRVPLSEGGRLR; from the coding sequence ATGACAACACACGACCCGCATGACGCAGCAGAGGCACTCCCGCAGGGCCCCCTCTTCCCCGGTGTGCCCGAGGACGGTCCGCAGGAGCTCCAGGAGCAGGCCGCCCAGGAGACCGAGGAGACAGTGACGCCGCCGTCGGAAGAGCCATCCCCGGCGGGACGCCTGGCCTACGCCGTCCACGCCGACCAGCTCGCCTCCACCCGCGGCCGTCAGGCCGCCTCCCTCCAACCGAGCCTGGACGAGGCCACCGTCGACCTCATTCAGGCGGCCCTGCAGCTGACCAGCTCCCTGCGAGTTCCCGACGCGCTGCGTCGACTGGTGGAGTCCGCCTGCTCCATCACGGGTGCCTCCTGGGGCACCATCGCCGTGCTCAGCCACGCGGACATGGACATCAACGCCATCGATGCAGGAACCTCCCTCGAGGCCTCGGGCACCGGGCTGAGCAGCGGCGTGCCCAGGGCGACCCTCGACGAGCTGGCCCAGATGGCCGAGAGCGCCCCCTGCGCCGCAGGCAATACCCAGACTGCAGGCGTCCCCGGCGCTACCGGCGTCTCCAGTGCCCCCGACACCTCCGGCAACGCTCTGCTCAACGGGCTGCAGGGCACGGGCCTGGTCATCGACAACGACCTGGGTCGCGCCTCGGCCTTCACCGGAGCCATCGAGGGCGAGGAGACCGGCAGCCTGCTCTCGGCCCCGCTGCGACTGCACGGCCAGGTCTACGGGCACCTCTACCTGTGCGACAAACCGGGGGGCTTCACCCGTTCCGACGCCGACGCCGTCCTGACCCTGGCGCAGGCCGCGGCCGTGGCCGTGGAGAACGCACGCCTGTACCGCGAGGCCCGTGACCGCGAGCAGTGGATGGCCGTCTCCCAGGAGCTGACGACCCTGCTGCTCTCCGGTGCCGAGGAGGACGACGCCCTGACCCTCATCGCCCACCGGGTCCGCCAGGTCGCCCACGCCGATACCGCCGCGCTCGTCCTGCCCAGCATCGGGGAGAGGTGGATCTGCGAGATCGCCGACGGCGACCATGCAGACGACCTGGTCGGCACCTTCTTCCCGCCCGAGGGCCGGGCGCTGACCACTCTGGCGCACCAGACCGGCCTCGTGGTGAACTCATTGGAGGAGTCCTGGCGGGACGGTGAGCTGATGGTGCCTCAACTGGCCCGGTTCGGGCCGGCACTCTACGCCCCGATGATCCACCGGGGTCGGGGCGTGGGCGTCATGCTGCTGCTGCGCTCCCCCGGTGCCGCCCCGTTCACCGCCCAGGACCTGGAGATCGCCGAACTCGTGGCGGGCCAGGCCACGATGGCCTTCGAGCTGGCCGACGCCCAGCACGCCGAGGAGATGGCCACGCTCCTGGACGAGCGGGCCCGGATCGGCCGGGACCTGCACGACCTGGCCATCCAGCAGCTCTTCGCCACCGGGATGCAGATCTCGGCGGCCCGGGAGCGGCTGGCCACTGCGCGGGGCAGTGATGCGACGGCCGGTGCGGAGACGGACCTGGATACCGTGTGCTCCGTCCTGAGCACCGCGCTGGAGGCGGTGGACGACTCCGTGGGCCAGATCCGCTCCATTGTGCGTTCCCTGCGCGACCGCGACGAGGAGGTCAGCGTCGTCGAGCGCCTGCGACGGGAGGCGTCCCTGGCCCGCAACGCCCTGGGCTACGCCCCCTCGCTGCTGCTGAGCGTCGATGGCCGGGGCCTGGCCCAGGTGGACCGCGACGAGGAGGACCGGCTCATCACCTCGGTCGACGCCGTCGTGGACCCGAACATCGCCGACGACATGGTGGCCGTGGTGCGCGAGGGCCTGAGCAACGTGGCCCGGCACGCCCATGCCTCCTCGGTGACGGTGGACGTCAAGATCGAGGGGGTGCTGCCCGGTTCAGAGCTGTGCTGCGGGCCGGGGGACGACGAGGGCCACGCCTCGGGCGATGCCGAGCCGTTCCGGGGAAGCCCGGTGGTGGAGATCGTCTGCCGCGACGACGGCGTCGGGGTGAACCCGTCCGTGACGCGCCGTTCGGGGACGGCCAACATGGCCGAGCGGGCCCGTCGTCACGGCGGCAGTTTCGTCATCGGCCCGCGGGCCCGCTCCGACGGCGAGAGACGAGGCACCTGCTTCACGTGGCGGGTGCCGCTGAGCGAGGGGGGCCGGCTGCGCTGA
- the cydC gene encoding thiol reductant ABC exporter subunit CydC, which produces MSPVTSVLSPVLSAHERRVLRRAVGLLHLDRSRFALAVLAGTAGTASAVALSGVAAWLIARASQMPDVVALGVAPVAVRLFGISRSVLRYCERLISHDTALRGMGALRTRLYESLASARTDTVAGLRRGDVLARVGGDIDAVGDLVVRAYLPAAVAAVLGAATSLGVGIVYWPAGLILAACLLLSGLGAPLATIRSARISEQARQRQAAGLSAEVLAVLEAAPELTISGRLPDSMRQVASREESLARLRDRAAIPAAVAAALDVAAMGIAVVGNLVVGVDAVASGRLGAVWLAVIVLVPLAAFEATSMLGPASVQLVRSAGAACRIVDLIETAESGTQASPASRDLPAPSTRGPRLRARNLAVGWPGGPVVAEGIDLDLQVGTRVAIVGPSGIGKSTLLATLAGLLEPRGGSLTLDAVPPWQVTRPEAAARVCLTAEDAHVFHTSVLENLRVARGDVTQAEAAELLRQAGLGDWLEALPDGVDTIIGTDATTLSGGERRRLLLARALAAPAPLMLLDEPGEHLDPATADRLVADLLEVGTREGRGTLLVTHRLSALAHADEVLVMGRPPQATEEQAPATILHRGRHHELKDTSEAYRWSLSQEDQDRPRDASYMSRTS; this is translated from the coding sequence GTGAGCCCGGTGACCAGCGTCCTCTCCCCTGTTCTGTCCGCCCATGAGCGCCGGGTACTGCGCCGGGCCGTGGGTCTGCTGCACCTGGACCGCTCGCGCTTCGCCCTGGCGGTCCTGGCAGGCACGGCCGGGACCGCCTCGGCCGTGGCTCTGTCCGGGGTGGCGGCCTGGCTCATCGCCCGCGCCTCCCAGATGCCCGACGTCGTAGCGCTGGGGGTGGCGCCGGTGGCGGTGCGACTCTTCGGCATCTCGCGCTCGGTGCTGCGCTACTGCGAGCGCCTCATCTCCCACGACACCGCCCTGCGGGGCATGGGCGCCCTGCGCACCCGTCTCTATGAGTCCCTGGCCTCGGCCCGTACGGACACGGTCGCGGGGCTGCGTCGCGGCGATGTCCTGGCCCGGGTTGGTGGCGACATCGACGCGGTCGGCGACCTCGTGGTGCGCGCCTACCTGCCCGCGGCTGTTGCGGCCGTCCTGGGCGCAGCCACCTCTCTGGGGGTAGGAATCGTGTACTGGCCGGCCGGCCTCATCCTGGCGGCCTGTCTGCTGCTGTCGGGGCTGGGGGCCCCGTTGGCCACGATCCGCTCCGCTCGGATCTCCGAGCAGGCCCGTCAGCGGCAGGCCGCCGGGCTGTCCGCCGAGGTGCTCGCGGTCCTGGAGGCCGCGCCGGAACTGACCATCTCCGGACGCCTACCGGACTCCATGCGCCAGGTCGCCTCCCGAGAGGAGAGTCTGGCCCGCCTGCGCGACCGGGCCGCGATCCCCGCCGCGGTCGCGGCGGCGCTGGATGTGGCGGCCATGGGGATCGCGGTCGTGGGCAACCTCGTGGTCGGGGTGGATGCCGTGGCCTCCGGGCGGCTGGGGGCCGTCTGGCTGGCGGTCATCGTCCTGGTGCCGTTGGCCGCGTTCGAGGCCACCTCCATGCTCGGCCCGGCGAGCGTGCAGCTGGTGCGCTCAGCGGGCGCCGCCTGCCGGATCGTGGACCTCATCGAGACTGCTGAGTCCGGCACTCAAGCCTCTCCCGCCTCCCGGGATCTGCCGGCTCCCTCCACCCGGGGCCCGCGCCTGCGGGCCAGGAACCTGGCGGTGGGCTGGCCCGGCGGCCCCGTCGTGGCCGAGGGCATCGATCTCGACCTTCAAGTCGGCACGCGGGTGGCGATCGTGGGGCCGTCGGGGATCGGGAAATCGACCCTGCTGGCCACGCTGGCCGGGCTCCTGGAGCCCAGGGGCGGCAGTCTCACGCTCGATGCCGTTCCGCCGTGGCAGGTCACCCGTCCCGAGGCGGCGGCCAGGGTCTGCCTGACCGCTGAGGACGCGCACGTCTTCCACACGAGCGTCCTGGAGAACCTGCGCGTGGCGCGCGGAGACGTCACCCAGGCCGAGGCGGCCGAGCTGCTACGGCAGGCTGGGCTCGGTGACTGGCTCGAGGCGCTGCCCGACGGCGTCGACACCATCATCGGGACTGACGCCACGACGCTGTCGGGCGGGGAGCGGCGTCGGCTGCTCCTGGCCCGGGCGCTGGCGGCCCCTGCACCGCTGATGCTCCTGGACGAGCCCGGCGAGCACCTCGACCCCGCGACCGCCGACCGGCTCGTGGCCGACCTGCTGGAGGTGGGGACCCGCGAGGGCCGCGGCACACTGCTGGTCACTCATCGGCTCAGCGCGCTGGCGCACGCCGACGAGGTCCTGGTCATGGGGCGTCCCCCGCAGGCAACCGAGGAGCAGGCACCAGCGACTATCCTGCACCGGGGACGCCACCATGAGCTCAAGGACACCTCCGAGGCCTACCGGTGGTCGCTCTCCCAGGAGGATCAGGACAGGCCGCGGGATGCGTCCTACATGAGCCGGACAAGCTGA
- the cydD gene encoding thiol reductant ABC exporter subunit CydD, with amino-acid sequence MKPLDPRLMRYARSARRYIAATAVAGMVTAALVVAQAFLVSGPVSSVISDGAGPASVRRLVVALGGVMAARALVVLLQELHAHRSATGTIIELRRLVLEHAARLGPRWQALHGAGTATLLTRGLDDLEPYFTRYLPQLVLAATVTPATVLVLITQDWPAAVAVVCTLPLIPIFMILIGRMTQSVSQERLEAMQVLGDQVLDLISGLPTLKALGREQGPAKKVRSLGRAYRRTTMSTLRIAFLSGAVLEFITTLSVAIIAVEVGFRLVAGRMDLFTGLLVLMVAPEVYQPLRQVGFQFHASANGVAAAEAVFEVLETPVPERGTLPAPDLRTATIELDAISVAARGTWAPADLSTTIRPGSLVALTGPSGAGKTTTTQVLLGLLPADRGQVRVVPGPGTASQEAVNLGEIAPATWWEQIAWVPQRPTITPGTVLSNVLVDAPNGSAAGGVPDELEEAARATGFDEVVADLPQGWETVVGSGGVGLSVGQRQRLALTRALCSTAPLVFMDEPTAHLDAASEAHVLASVRALHASGRTVVVIAHRPTLIALAEQTIAVTSEPMQPAQQAHASPDQSSVHDLPMSQEEAQ; translated from the coding sequence GTGAAGCCTCTCGACCCCCGGCTGATGCGCTACGCCCGCTCAGCCCGCCGATACATCGCCGCCACGGCCGTGGCCGGAATGGTCACCGCAGCGCTGGTGGTGGCGCAGGCCTTCCTTGTCTCGGGCCCGGTATCCTCGGTCATCTCCGACGGCGCCGGCCCGGCATCGGTCAGGAGGCTGGTGGTGGCCCTGGGCGGTGTCATGGCCGCCCGGGCGCTGGTGGTCCTCCTTCAGGAGCTCCACGCCCACCGCTCCGCCACCGGCACGATCATCGAGCTGCGCCGCCTGGTCCTGGAGCACGCTGCTCGGCTGGGACCCCGGTGGCAGGCGCTGCACGGCGCCGGGACCGCCACCCTCCTGACCCGCGGCCTGGACGACCTCGAGCCCTACTTCACCCGGTACCTGCCCCAGCTGGTGCTGGCCGCCACGGTCACCCCGGCGACGGTACTGGTTCTCATCACCCAGGACTGGCCAGCCGCAGTGGCCGTGGTGTGCACACTGCCCCTCATCCCGATCTTTATGATCCTCATCGGACGGATGACGCAGTCAGTCTCGCAGGAGCGGCTGGAGGCGATGCAGGTCCTGGGAGACCAGGTGCTCGACCTCATCTCGGGGTTGCCCACGCTCAAGGCGCTGGGGCGCGAGCAGGGACCGGCCAAGAAGGTGCGGTCCCTGGGGCGCGCCTATCGCCGCACCACCATGTCGACCTTGCGGATCGCCTTCCTGTCGGGAGCGGTCCTGGAGTTCATCACGACGCTGTCGGTGGCGATCATCGCCGTCGAGGTCGGGTTCCGGCTGGTGGCCGGCCGTATGGACCTGTTCACCGGCCTCCTCGTGCTCATGGTGGCGCCGGAGGTCTACCAGCCGCTGCGGCAAGTGGGTTTCCAGTTCCACGCCTCCGCCAACGGAGTGGCCGCCGCCGAGGCGGTCTTCGAGGTCCTTGAGACTCCCGTCCCCGAGCGCGGCACCCTGCCGGCCCCTGACCTGCGCACGGCTACGATCGAGCTCGACGCCATCTCGGTGGCCGCCCGCGGAACGTGGGCCCCGGCGGATCTGAGCACCACGATCCGCCCTGGCAGCCTCGTGGCCCTGACCGGGCCCTCGGGTGCGGGCAAGACCACGACGACGCAGGTCCTCCTCGGCCTGCTGCCCGCGGACCGGGGGCAGGTGCGGGTCGTACCGGGCCCCGGCACCGCCTCGCAGGAAGCCGTCAACCTCGGTGAGATCGCCCCGGCCACCTGGTGGGAGCAGATCGCCTGGGTCCCCCAGCGTCCCACCATCACTCCCGGCACCGTGCTGTCCAATGTGCTGGTCGACGCGCCGAACGGATCCGCGGCCGGGGGCGTCCCCGACGAGCTGGAGGAGGCGGCCCGGGCCACCGGCTTCGATGAGGTCGTGGCGGACCTGCCGCAGGGCTGGGAAACAGTTGTGGGCAGCGGCGGTGTGGGGTTGTCCGTGGGTCAGCGACAGCGGCTCGCCCTCACCCGGGCCCTGTGCTCGACAGCGCCGCTGGTGTTCATGGACGAGCCGACCGCACATCTCGATGCCGCCAGCGAGGCCCATGTCCTCGCCAGCGTGCGCGCGCTGCACGCCTCGGGGCGCACGGTGGTGGTCATCGCGCACCGTCCGACGCTCATCGCCCTGGCCGAGCAGACCATTGCCGTGACGAGTGAGCCGATGCAACCGGCACAACAGGCACACGCCTCGCCCGACCAGTCATCAGTCCACGATCTGCCGATGTCGCAGGAGGAGGCCCAGTGA
- the cydB gene encoding cytochrome d ubiquinol oxidase subunit II translates to MTLSILWFILIAVLWIGYLTLEGFDFGVGMLLKILGRDERERRATLSTIGPHWDGNEVWLLTAGGATFAAFPEWYSTLFSGAYIVLFIILLCLIVRVCAIEWRPKVNCQTWRDRWDWVHTISAWLPSILWGVAFANLVQGMHIEVVKISTGAAVPAGQVRADSLVPGAAHQITGGLLSMVTPFTLLGGAVTCLLFLNHGALFVALKTTGELSRRSLALSRRLAPVATVVTAAWALWAQLAYSDSALSWIPLAVAAAGLIGSLLMGRTGSEGRAFALHFVGIAFAVVFIFAAMAPNVMRSSVDPAYSLTIQQAASTDTTLLIMTVAAAVFVPGVLAYTVWSYKVFAFRISAESINPDQGGLHPTLVRDSAQPEAHFGY, encoded by the coding sequence ATGACACTGAGCATCCTCTGGTTCATCCTCATCGCCGTCCTGTGGATCGGCTACCTCACCCTGGAGGGATTCGACTTCGGCGTCGGGATGCTTCTGAAGATCCTGGGGCGAGATGAGCGCGAGCGGCGTGCGACGCTGTCCACCATCGGCCCCCACTGGGACGGCAACGAGGTGTGGCTGCTCACCGCCGGCGGAGCCACCTTCGCGGCCTTCCCCGAGTGGTACTCCACCCTGTTCTCGGGGGCCTACATCGTCCTGTTCATCATCCTGCTGTGCCTCATCGTGCGCGTGTGCGCCATCGAGTGGCGCCCCAAGGTCAACTGCCAGACCTGGCGCGACCGCTGGGACTGGGTCCACACGATCAGCGCCTGGCTGCCCTCCATCCTGTGGGGCGTGGCCTTTGCGAACCTGGTTCAGGGCATGCACATCGAGGTCGTCAAGATCTCCACCGGCGCCGCGGTCCCGGCCGGCCAGGTACGGGCCGACTCGCTCGTGCCCGGCGCCGCCCACCAGATCACCGGCGGGTTGCTCAGCATGGTGACGCCCTTCACTCTACTGGGGGGCGCGGTCACCTGTCTGCTCTTCCTCAACCACGGTGCGCTCTTCGTGGCTCTCAAGACCACCGGCGAGCTCTCGCGGCGGTCCCTGGCCCTGTCTCGCAGGCTCGCTCCGGTTGCGACCGTCGTCACCGCGGCCTGGGCGCTGTGGGCCCAGCTGGCCTACTCGGACAGCGCCCTGTCCTGGATCCCACTGGCCGTCGCCGCAGCCGGGCTCATCGGCTCACTGCTCATGGGACGCACCGGGAGCGAGGGGCGGGCCTTCGCCCTGCACTTCGTGGGGATCGCCTTCGCGGTCGTCTTCATCTTCGCCGCTATGGCCCCCAACGTCATGCGATCCTCGGTGGACCCGGCCTACTCGCTGACGATCCAGCAGGCAGCGAGCACCGACACGACGCTGCTCATCATGACCGTCGCCGCGGCCGTGTTCGTCCCCGGGGTCCTGGCCTACACGGTCTGGAGCTACAAGGTGTTCGCCTTCCGTATCAGCGCCGAGAGCATCAACCCCGACCAGGGCGGGCTGCACCCCACGCTGGTGCGCGACTCCGCCCAGCCAGAGGCGCACTTCGGGTACTGA
- a CDS encoding cytochrome ubiquinol oxidase subunit I — MAISPMALDSLDLARWQFGITTVYHFILVPLTIGLSPLVALMETLWRRTGNEQWLVATKFFGKILLINFALGVATGIVQEFQFGMNWSEYSRFVGNIFGAPLAFEALLAFFMESVFLGMWIFGWDRLSPRLHNLCMWAVAAGTNFSAFFILTANSWMQHPVGAVVNPRTGRAELDGVSGFLKLLSNELVWATVLHVISSALLVAGAVVMGVSVWWMVKAARAEQDFEARELWRRVTRFGAIVMVAAGLVTAGTGHMQGQLVAEYQPAKMAAAEGLCHSESKAPFTVAAFGDCKSEDGMVRFISVPGVYSFMATNDFNAELTGLKESGDTYAQHYGTTDARGNAVDYSPNIMVNFWSFRLMIGLGMASMGLGVLALWLTRSGRLISRPILGKVALATMWLPFIACSFGWIFREMGRQPWVIAPNLSDPVSQVYMLTADGVSSVVSSGTVLASMVIFTLLYAALGVVWFVLLRRYIREGVRTPVPAKAAEPSDGSDDESHDSSEAAPALSFAY, encoded by the coding sequence ATGGCCATCTCTCCTATGGCGCTGGACTCTCTGGATCTGGCGCGCTGGCAGTTCGGCATCACCACCGTCTACCACTTCATCCTGGTCCCGCTGACCATCGGGCTCTCGCCGCTGGTGGCTCTCATGGAGACGCTGTGGCGTCGGACCGGCAACGAGCAGTGGCTGGTGGCCACCAAGTTCTTCGGCAAGATCCTGCTGATCAACTTCGCGCTGGGTGTGGCCACCGGAATCGTCCAGGAGTTCCAGTTCGGCATGAACTGGTCCGAGTACTCGCGATTCGTGGGCAACATCTTCGGCGCCCCGCTCGCCTTCGAGGCCCTGCTGGCCTTCTTCATGGAATCGGTCTTCCTGGGTATGTGGATCTTCGGATGGGACCGCTTGTCCCCCAGACTCCACAACCTGTGCATGTGGGCCGTGGCCGCGGGCACGAACTTCTCCGCCTTCTTCATCCTCACCGCGAACTCCTGGATGCAGCACCCGGTGGGCGCCGTCGTCAACCCCAGGACGGGACGTGCCGAGCTCGACGGCGTGAGCGGTTTCCTCAAGCTGCTGTCCAATGAGCTGGTGTGGGCCACGGTTTTGCACGTCATCTCCTCGGCGCTGCTGGTGGCCGGCGCCGTCGTCATGGGCGTCTCGGTGTGGTGGATGGTCAAGGCCGCCCGCGCCGAGCAGGACTTCGAGGCCCGTGAGCTGTGGCGGCGGGTCACCCGCTTCGGCGCCATCGTCATGGTGGCGGCGGGTCTGGTCACCGCCGGCACCGGGCACATGCAGGGGCAGCTGGTCGCCGAGTACCAGCCGGCCAAGATGGCCGCCGCCGAGGGCCTGTGCCACTCCGAGTCCAAAGCACCCTTCACCGTGGCCGCTTTCGGGGACTGCAAGAGCGAGGACGGCATGGTCCGGTTCATCTCGGTTCCCGGCGTCTACTCCTTCATGGCCACCAACGACTTCAACGCCGAGCTCACCGGGCTCAAGGAGTCCGGTGACACCTACGCACAGCACTACGGCACCACCGACGCCCGCGGCAACGCCGTCGACTACAGCCCCAACATCATGGTCAATTTCTGGTCCTTCCGCCTCATGATCGGGCTGGGCATGGCCTCGATGGGACTGGGGGTCCTGGCCCTGTGGCTGACCCGCTCCGGACGGCTCATCTCCCGGCCGATCCTGGGCAAAGTGGCACTGGCCACCATGTGGCTGCCCTTCATCGCCTGCTCCTTCGGCTGGATCTTCCGCGAGATGGGACGCCAGCCCTGGGTCATCGCGCCCAACCTGTCCGACCCGGTCTCCCAGGTCTACATGCTCACTGCCGACGGCGTCTCCTCCGTGGTCTCCTCGGGCACGGTGCTGGCCTCGATGGTCATCTTCACCCTGCTGTACGCCGCACTCGGCGTGGTCTGGTTCGTCCTGCTGCGCCGGTACATCCGTGAGGGCGTACGCACTCCGGTGCCCGCCAAGGCCGCGGAGCCCTCAGACGGCTCCGACGACGAGTCCCATGACTCGTCCGAGGCCGCCCCCGCCCTGTCCTTCGCCTACTGA